The stretch of DNA TGAAAACAAAAAGGGATCTGACCCAAATGAAAAATAGATTTCAGGAGTGGTTGCTTTGCATCATGCTTTTTATACTAGGATTCGGCGGGCTCATGACGGGCAAGCTTTCACGACACGGGATTTCAATTCCCGCATGGGCCAGCTATCCCATCTTGGCGTGGGCGTGTTGGCTACTGTATCAGCTTGTGAAGGAACGGCTTGATCGTAAGAACAATATTACTGACGATTCCGGGCATGATGAAGAGTAATTTCCGGCAAGGAAAAGCTGGATAACGATACTGTGCGGCAGAAGATGATCCAAGGAAACTGTTGTGGCAACACTGCGTGCGCTAGGCAGAGAATAAAAAAGGAGCCTGTACCATGTACAGGCTCCTTTGCATTTTTACTGACCAGACAACACGCGGGCGCGGGCTAGCCGCACTTGGTGTAGCCGCAGGAATAGCACTTGTTGCAGCCTTCTTCGAACACCAGTTCCTGACCGCATTCGGGGCAGCTCTGGCGTGCAAGGCCATTGGCACCGTGCACGGCAATCTTGGACTTCATGTAGCGGTTTTCCAGAATGGAGGAGATGGCGTCCGGAATGGAGAGCAGCAGGCCCTTCTTCTGGAAGACCGGATGCTCGCCGCCAATGCCCTTGAGCTGCTTCACGATATCCACAGGCTCTACCCCTACGCGGAAGCACAGGGAAACAAGGCGGCCGATGGCTTCTGCTTTGGCAGTGATGGAACGGCCGGACTTGCCGATGGTGGTGAACAGTTCAAAGGGCTTGCCGTCCACTTCGTTGATGGTCACATACAGCACACCAAGGCCGGTCTGCACCTTCTGAGTAAAACCGTAGACAATGTCGGGGCGTTCACGCTTGGGGCATACAACGCCGGCAGCGGCAGAGGCGTCCTTCGGTTCGTCGTCCTTCTTGCTGGAATCGCCCGTGCAGAGAACCTGCGAGGTAAGGCAGCCGTCACGATATACGGTTACGCCCTTGCAGCCTTGCTCATACGCCATCCAGTAGATGTTGCGAATGTCGTCCACGGTGGCATCGTGCGGCAGGTTCACGGTCTTGGATACGGCGTTGTCCGTGTGGTGCTGGAAGGCAGCCTGCATTTTCAGGTGATACACGGGTTCAATATCCATGGCGGTAACAAAGACCTTGCGCAGCGATTCCGGCAGGGTGTCTTCCATCTTCCGGATAGACCCCTTGGCCACCACGCTTTCCATGAGCTTGGGCGTCCAGCACCCTTCTTCACGCAGCGCGGCTTCGAAATAGGGGTTGGTTTCCACCAGACGCTGACCGTCCATCACGTTGCGGGCGAACGAGAGCGCAAACAGCGGTTCAATGCCGGAAGAGCAGCCCGCGATAATGGAGAGCGTGCCCGTGGGAGCAATGGTGGTTACGGTGGCGTTGCGGTAGGGGCCAAGATCGCGGGCAGCGAAGATGGAATCGGGATACGCGGGGAATGCCCCACGTTCCTTGGCCAGCTGCTTGGAGGCTGCACGGCCTTCGCCGAGGATGAATTCCATGACGCGTTCGCCAAGATTCACGGCTTCCTGACTGTTGTAGGGTATGCGCAGCTGATACAGCAGGTCTGCCCAGCCCATGACGCCAAGACCTATCTTGCGGTTGGTGTGCACCATCTCGGTGATGCGTTCCAGCGGGAAGCGGGAAGCATCAATGACGTTATCGAGGAAGCGGACGGAAAGATGGACAATGCGCTTGAGTTCGTCCCAGTCCACACCGGCGTCCTTTTCAGGAGCGAACACCGTGGCAAGGTTGATGGAGCCGAGGTTGCAGGCCTCGTACGGCAGCAGGGGCTGCTCACCGCAGGGGTTGGTGGATTCAATCTCGCCGAGCTTGGGCGTGGGGTTGTCGCGGTTGATGCGGTCAAGGAACACGATGCCGGGGTCGCCGCTTTCCCATGCCTTGCGCACCAGCACTTCAAATACCTCGCGGGCGTTCAGGCGGCCGCGTTCCTTCTGGGTGTGCGGCGCAATCAGGGGGTAATCCTCACCCTTTTCCACGGCCTTCATGAAGTCTTCGGTCAGCGCCACGGAGAAGTTGAAGTTGTTGAACTCCCCTTCCCTTTCCTTGGCCTTGATGAATTCCATGATGTCGGGATGGTCCACGCGCAGAATGCCCATGTTCGCACCACGGCGGGTGCCGCCCTGCTTCACCTGCTCGGTGGCGGTGTTGAAGATGCGCAGAAACGAGACAGGGCCGGAGGCAACGCCGCCGGTGGAACCCACACGGGCTTCCTTGGGACGCAGGCGGGAGAAGGAAAAGCCCGTGCCGCCGCCGGACTTGTGGATCATGGCGGCATACTTAACGGCGTCGAAAATTTCTTCGATGGAGTCACCCACAGGCAGAACAAAACAGGCGGAAAGCTGACCCAGATCGGTGCCCGCGTTCATCAGCGTGGGGGAGTTGGGCAGGAACTTCCAGCTGGTCATCAGATCATAGAAATCTCTGGCAAGCACCTCGGCCTTTACCGTGCTCTTCTTGTACTTCTTTTCTTCGCCGGCAATGGCGGCGGCAACGCGCCAGAACATCTGGGTTGCGTTTTCGGTGGGCTTACCATCCGGTCCCTTGCGGTAGTAGCGCTTGGTAAGCACGATCTCTGCGTTGGTGTTGATATCGGCCGGTTTCAGGTCTGCAGGCAGCGTAATGTCTGACATGGAATGGAATCCTAATAGATTGGAATTATTGAATATGTATTTTGTGGGTACTGTAATTAACTAGGAAGTGTTCTTATCTGAACCAGAGGTAAAAATCCACTCTCTTTTGAAAAATTCTAGATTTCCATTACCAACGCACAGTTATGGGGAGGGCGTTTTTGCAAGGTGAATAACCTGATTCACCAAACAGCAAGTTTGACGCTTTTCTACAGGCATAATACAAGCAAAGGATGGTATGAACGTATCCGGCGTTCCGCGAGGAAAACCGGATTACCCCATGAACCTGGTGAAAACGCAGACCGGCAAACGCATTTGGTGCGCATAGCCTGCCGTTCGCGTCTTTCGTCATGACCTTCAGGTACGGAACCGCATGTTCATTCGTATTATCATGGCTTTGGTGGCGGCGCTCATGCTTGTGCAGAGTGTGGCCCTGTACGGTCTTACATCCGCAAACGGTCTTGCCTATATGCTGGGCATTGCCTTCATGGTACTTCTCTTTGTGCCGAAGCGGGCCGCCTTCAGCGCGTTGGGGTCCTTTTTTGTGGCTACCTTGCTGATATGGGGGGCAGTGGTCGGGTTTGGATTGCTCGGCAAGCAGGGCAACAGTCCTGACCGCATTCTCGCAGCCTATGACATGGTGCTTGATACCCGCATGTACAAGGCGGATGTGGATATTGCCATGACGCAGGCTTCCGGCGATCTCGGCGTAATAACCTCCGATCCGCTGGTGCCGCGTATGCCCCGCGAGATTGCGTTCCGTACTGATGCTCTGGGCTTCCGTAACAGCTCTCCTCTGCGGCCGGACGATACCGTGCTGGTCGGCGGAGCATTTATTCAGGGCAGCGGCAACACCCAGAGTGACACGTTGGCATCGGTGCTGGGTGAGGAATTTGGCATGTCTGCCTATTCCCTTGGCGCTCCCGGCGACTTGTATGCCTATGCCACACGCATTCAGGCGTTTGCCAACGATCACAAGGGACCGGTGTACCTCTTTTTGTCTGAAGGTGAAGATTTCGGCCACTACAGTAAAACGCTGCGGCCGTTGCTGCACCGCTATGTGCGGCTGATGGAAACCACCGCCATGGCCAAGTTCTGCATCATGCAGCTTGAATCGTTGCGCGCGGCTGAATCAGCATCGGCCGTGAGCACGCTGCCGCTGGAAAATATCCGCATTGCCTTCAGTCAGGCAAACATCAGCGAAACCAGAAAACCCCAATGCGCTGCGGGAGAGGTGTTCCCCGTGCTGATTGCCTCGCTGAAAGACAGCGTGGACGGGATATTTTTCATACCCACCAAATACCGCGTATATGCTCCTCTGCTGGAAACGGCCGATGCTTCCACCCTGCCCTCTGCGGACTGGGATTTCCTCAAGGCTGCCTGCGATGCAGCAAAGATACCCTGCTACAACCTGACGGAACCTTTGCAGGCAGAGGCCCGCAATACGTGGGAGAAGAGCCGCGACCTGCTCTGGTGGCCGGATGACACCCACTGGAACCGTAACGGCGTGACTGTGGCCGCACACACTATTGCGGCATTGCAGAAGCCGGAGGAGTTCGGGCAGCCTTTAAGCAATGGTCAGAATGATGTTCAAGGGGCGGTTCAGAACGTGAGCCAGAATGCGACTCAGAACGCGACGCAGAGCGATGTGGGGAACACGCAGAGTGCTTCTCCGGCCCCTTCCGGCGGGCAGGATGCACAACCCGCTGCCGGAGCGCAGAAGCCCGAAGAAGCAAAGGCTACCCAGTAGTCTGATAGCAGCCCGATACCGGTCTGATGCCGATCTGATAACTGTCCGGAAAGATTCCGCCTGTAAGCGGAAAGCAGTCTGGAACTGCACAGGCATAGCCTTGGCGGGAGCCGGACAACGCCGGTTTCTGTGCAGCAAAATCGGAGCACACACGGAAAATGAACGAGGGGTACCGCACGATTTGGTGACCATGTCACCGAACCCTGCGGTACCCCTCGTCTGTTTCGGAGAGGAAAGTTCTCTGCCCTACTCGTCGTGCACCTTGCCGCGCATCTGCTTTACGCCGCCCCGCTGTTTTTTTGCGGTTATCCTGCGGTTCTTGGAGCCAAGCGTGGGCCGTGTGGGTTTACGAGGCGGGCGTTTTTTCAAGGCGCGCTGTACAAGCTGAATGAACCTGTCCACCGCTTCCTTGCGGTTTGCATGCTGACTGCGTTGCGTTTCGCACGAAATGGCAAGTACGCCCTCCCTGTCTATGTATCCCGCCAGCTTTTCGAGAATCTTGCCGCGCTGCCACTCGGTGAGCGAGGGCGAATTCTGCACGTCAAACCGTAAGGTAATGCGCGAACTGGTGGTGTTTACATGCTGCCCGCCGGGACCGGAGGACCGTGAGGCCGTGTAGGTGAATTCCTCTTCGGGAATGGCAAGGTCCGGCTGGACGGTGATGAGAGCCATGATAGTAACCTGCTTCTGGCGTTGGATATATGCGGAAAAGGGCTTGGAGCCTGTTACCTGTTCAGGCTTCCGGCGGCAAGCAATAGTCGAGCTTGCTGCTCCGGCGGACACAGCGCATGGGCTGTCTGTGTTGCCGTGCGGCCCAAAAGCTCTGCGGAAAAACAGCGTCGCGGGTGAATCGGCTACAGGGCCGTGCTGCCCGCAATGCAGTTTGTCCGCCAAGCCGTTTTATGAAGCGCCTTTCTCAGTTAGGCCGCCCTGCAGTGGCTAACCGCTGTGCTGGGGCGGATCAGGACGGCTCAGTTTTCCTGCATGGCCTTGTCTATGAGGCACTTCAGGGCATTCTGGGTATCCCAGTCTATGTCGAGAAAACGGATGCCCACAAGATATTTGCCATAGGAATTTTCCACCCACGCCACTTCGGCAAT from Desulfovibrio subterraneus encodes:
- the arfB gene encoding alternative ribosome rescue aminoacyl-tRNA hydrolase ArfB — encoded protein: MALITVQPDLAIPEEEFTYTASRSSGPGGQHVNTTSSRITLRFDVQNSPSLTEWQRGKILEKLAGYIDREGVLAISCETQRSQHANRKEAVDRFIQLVQRALKKRPPRKPTRPTLGSKNRRITAKKQRGGVKQMRGKVHDE
- a CDS encoding alginate O-acetyltransferase AlgX-related protein, coding for MFIRIIMALVAALMLVQSVALYGLTSANGLAYMLGIAFMVLLFVPKRAAFSALGSFFVATLLIWGAVVGFGLLGKQGNSPDRILAAYDMVLDTRMYKADVDIAMTQASGDLGVITSDPLVPRMPREIAFRTDALGFRNSSPLRPDDTVLVGGAFIQGSGNTQSDTLASVLGEEFGMSAYSLGAPGDLYAYATRIQAFANDHKGPVYLFLSEGEDFGHYSKTLRPLLHRYVRLMETTAMAKFCIMQLESLRAAESASAVSTLPLENIRIAFSQANISETRKPQCAAGEVFPVLIASLKDSVDGIFFIPTKYRVYAPLLETADASTLPSADWDFLKAACDAAKIPCYNLTEPLQAEARNTWEKSRDLLWWPDDTHWNRNGVTVAAHTIAALQKPEEFGQPLSNGQNDVQGAVQNVSQNATQNATQSDVGNTQSASPAPSGGQDAQPAAGAQKPEEAKATQ
- a CDS encoding vitamin B12-dependent ribonucleotide reductase is translated as MSDITLPADLKPADINTNAEIVLTKRYYRKGPDGKPTENATQMFWRVAAAIAGEEKKYKKSTVKAEVLARDFYDLMTSWKFLPNSPTLMNAGTDLGQLSACFVLPVGDSIEEIFDAVKYAAMIHKSGGGTGFSFSRLRPKEARVGSTGGVASGPVSFLRIFNTATEQVKQGGTRRGANMGILRVDHPDIMEFIKAKEREGEFNNFNFSVALTEDFMKAVEKGEDYPLIAPHTQKERGRLNAREVFEVLVRKAWESGDPGIVFLDRINRDNPTPKLGEIESTNPCGEQPLLPYEACNLGSINLATVFAPEKDAGVDWDELKRIVHLSVRFLDNVIDASRFPLERITEMVHTNRKIGLGVMGWADLLYQLRIPYNSQEAVNLGERVMEFILGEGRAASKQLAKERGAFPAYPDSIFAARDLGPYRNATVTTIAPTGTLSIIAGCSSGIEPLFALSFARNVMDGQRLVETNPYFEAALREEGCWTPKLMESVVAKGSIRKMEDTLPESLRKVFVTAMDIEPVYHLKMQAAFQHHTDNAVSKTVNLPHDATVDDIRNIYWMAYEQGCKGVTVYRDGCLTSQVLCTGDSSKKDDEPKDASAAAGVVCPKRERPDIVYGFTQKVQTGLGVLYVTINEVDGKPFELFTTIGKSGRSITAKAEAIGRLVSLCFRVGVEPVDIVKQLKGIGGEHPVFQKKGLLLSIPDAISSILENRYMKSKIAVHGANGLARQSCPECGQELVFEEGCNKCYSCGYTKCG